A DNA window from Fimbriimonadaceae bacterium contains the following coding sequences:
- the pdxS gene encoding pyridoxal 5'-phosphate synthase lyase subunit PdxS, with protein MGAAMKTWREKVGLAEMLKGGVIMDVVNADQARIAEQAGAVAVMALERVPADIRRDGGVARMSDPEMILNIKKTVTIPVMAKCRIGHFAEAEILEALEVDFIDESEVLTPADVANHVDKHAFTVPFVCGARNLGEALRRCAEGAAMIRTKGEAGTGDVVEAVRHMRTIMAEIRQVQNSREDELYVLAKEHQAPLEMIQHVHEHGRLPVPNFSAGGIATPADAALMMKLGAETVFVGSGIFKSGNPERRAKAMVEAVLFYKDAKKLAEISRDLGEPMVGISAASIPEADLLAPRGW; from the coding sequence ATGGGTGCGGCAATGAAGACGTGGCGGGAAAAGGTCGGCTTGGCGGAGATGCTGAAAGGCGGCGTGATCATGGACGTCGTCAACGCCGATCAGGCCCGTATCGCCGAGCAGGCGGGCGCGGTGGCGGTCATGGCGCTCGAACGCGTCCCCGCGGACATCCGCCGCGACGGCGGTGTCGCCCGCATGAGCGACCCCGAGATGATCCTCAACATCAAGAAGACCGTCACGATTCCGGTGATGGCCAAGTGCCGCATCGGCCACTTCGCCGAGGCCGAGATCCTCGAGGCGCTCGAGGTGGACTTCATCGACGAGAGCGAGGTCTTGACCCCCGCCGACGTGGCGAACCACGTGGACAAGCACGCGTTCACGGTGCCCTTCGTGTGCGGCGCGCGCAACCTCGGGGAGGCGCTTCGCCGCTGCGCGGAGGGTGCCGCGATGATCCGAACCAAAGGCGAAGCAGGCACCGGCGACGTCGTCGAGGCCGTGCGGCACATGCGCACGATCATGGCCGAGATCCGCCAGGTCCAAAACTCTCGAGAAGACGAGTTGTACGTCCTCGCCAAAGAGCATCAGGCGCCGCTCGAGATGATCCAGCACGTGCACGAGCACGGGCGCCTGCCCGTCCCCAATTTCTCCGCGGGCGGCATCGCCACACCCGCCGACGCGGCCTTGATGATGAAGCTCGGCGCGGAGACCGTTTTCGTCGGCAGCGGCATCTTCAAGTCCGGCAACCCAGAACGGCGCGCCAAGGCGATGGTCGAGGCCGTCCTGTTCTACAAGGACGCGAAGAAGCTCGCGGAGATCAGTCGAGATCTTGGCGAGCCGATGGTCGGCATCAGCGCGGCGTCGATACCCGAGGCAGACCTGCTGGCCCCCCGCGGCTGGTAG
- the sdhA gene encoding succinate dehydrogenase flavoprotein subunit, with protein MAAQRTVVVVGGGLAGLMTTMKLAEAGVKVKLFSLVPVKRSHSVCAQGGINGAVNLRGEGDSPYLHFEDTITGGDFLNHQPPVMRMCERAPAIIYLLDRMGVPFNRTHEGMLSFRRFGGTLKHRTAYAGATTGQQLLYALDEQVRRWEVDGIVEKYEGWEFLGLVKDSEGRCRGIVAQNLRTMAIESFACDAAVMATGGNGLIFGRSTNSIINSGSPVSICYQQGVHYANPEMVQIHPTAIPGEDKCRLMSESVRGEGGRLWTPRDPDDSRPAPEIPEADRWYFCEELDPVYGNLLSRDIVSFSIYCVCRMGRGIKGRQQVYLDITHLHKEKGMTREQINDKLEGVLEIYEKFMREDPIELPMRIYPAVHYTMGGLWVDFAKGSEGAIDTSSPRNQMTNMPGLYAAGECDYQYHGANRLGANALLSCLYGGEITAQAIQAYLGQMDASAEGLPASALEEARRERQDEYDALRKSNGTENPYRLHAELAEIMWNKCGIWRTQKDLATAKQELVDLGERAKQCALLDDSGWSNQAVPFTRNIGHMIESAKAIVGGAYFRDESRGAHFKMDTPDRDDKNWLKTTLATWTPDGPSFELQDVDTSFMEPRARKYRINQNQIVKEIMGEDALAGVGTKE; from the coding sequence ATGGCCGCACAAAGAACCGTCGTCGTCGTGGGTGGTGGGCTCGCAGGGCTCATGACCACCATGAAGCTCGCCGAGGCGGGCGTCAAGGTCAAACTCTTCAGCCTGGTGCCCGTCAAGCGCAGCCACAGCGTATGCGCGCAGGGCGGGATCAACGGGGCCGTGAACCTGCGCGGCGAGGGCGACTCGCCCTACCTGCATTTCGAGGACACGATCACGGGTGGCGACTTCCTCAACCACCAGCCCCCCGTGATGCGCATGTGCGAGCGCGCTCCGGCGATCATCTACCTGCTCGACCGGATGGGCGTGCCGTTCAACCGCACGCACGAGGGGATGCTCAGCTTCCGTCGCTTCGGCGGCACCCTGAAACACCGCACGGCCTACGCCGGGGCCACCACCGGCCAGCAACTTCTCTACGCGCTGGACGAGCAGGTGCGCCGGTGGGAGGTCGACGGCATCGTCGAGAAGTACGAGGGCTGGGAGTTCCTCGGCCTGGTGAAGGACTCCGAAGGGCGCTGCCGCGGCATCGTCGCCCAAAACCTGCGCACGATGGCCATCGAGTCGTTCGCGTGCGATGCCGCGGTGATGGCGACCGGCGGCAACGGGCTCATTTTCGGTCGCTCGACCAACTCGATCATCAACAGCGGCTCGCCCGTGAGCATCTGCTACCAGCAGGGCGTGCACTACGCGAACCCTGAGATGGTGCAGATCCACCCCACGGCGATCCCCGGCGAGGACAAGTGCCGTCTCATGAGCGAGTCGGTGCGCGGCGAAGGCGGGCGTCTCTGGACGCCGCGCGACCCCGACGACAGCCGCCCCGCGCCGGAGATCCCCGAAGCGGACCGCTGGTATTTTTGCGAGGAATTGGACCCGGTCTACGGCAACCTGCTCTCGCGCGACATCGTCTCCTTCTCGATCTACTGCGTGTGCCGGATGGGCCGCGGCATCAAGGGCCGCCAGCAGGTGTATCTCGACATCACGCACCTCCACAAGGAGAAGGGCATGACCCGCGAGCAGATCAACGACAAGCTCGAGGGCGTGCTGGAGATCTACGAGAAGTTCATGCGCGAGGACCCGATCGAGCTGCCGATGCGCATCTACCCCGCCGTGCACTACACGATGGGCGGCCTGTGGGTGGACTTCGCCAAGGGCAGCGAGGGCGCGATCGACACGTCGTCGCCGCGCAACCAGATGACGAACATGCCCGGCCTCTATGCCGCGGGCGAGTGCGACTACCAGTACCACGGCGCGAACCGCCTGGGGGCGAACGCGCTGCTCTCGTGCCTCTACGGCGGCGAGATCACCGCGCAGGCCATTCAGGCGTACCTCGGGCAGATGGACGCCTCCGCCGAGGGGCTTCCGGCCTCGGCGTTGGAAGAAGCGCGGCGCGAGCGCCAGGACGAGTACGACGCCCTGCGCAAGTCGAACGGCACGGAGAACCCCTACCGCCTGCACGCCGAACTCGCCGAGATCATGTGGAACAAGTGCGGCATCTGGCGCACGCAGAAGGATCTCGCGACGGCGAAGCAGGAGCTCGTGGATCTGGGCGAGCGCGCAAAGCAGTGCGCCCTGCTCGACGACTCGGGCTGGAGCAACCAGGCCGTTCCGTTCACGCGCAACATCGGGCACATGATCGAAAGCGCGAAGGCCATCGTCGGCGGCGCTTACTTCCGCGACGAGAGCCGCGGCGCCCACTTCAAGATGGACACGCCCGACCGCGACGACAAGAACTGGCTGAAGACCACCCTGGCCACCTGGACCCCCGACGGCCCGAGCTTCGAGCTGCAGGACGTGGACACGAGCTTCATGGAGCCCCGCGCCCGCAAGTATCGCATCAACCAGAACCAGATCGTGAAAGAGATCATGGGCGAGGACGCCTTGGCGGGCGTGGGCACGAAGGAGTAG
- a CDS encoding flagellar hook-basal body protein, whose protein sequence is MNRGIYATAAGMSAAQSQLDVLTHNLANASTHGFKQDALAFADNYAVQLKAGGAPIGSMGYGPSLQSQYTDFSVGSIEPTGNPLDVAIPNPRGFFAVQTPDGVRYTRDGAFTLTDGTLTTQNGFPVLDDRGTPILVPDGEIAVSSTGEIAVNGIPAGTLGVYEGTFAHEGHNLYTAPDALPMDAPEVRSGALESSNVNPVTSMVSMVEIHRIFELSQRTITQQDELTQRLIQSLQDR, encoded by the coding sequence ATGAACCGAGGAATCTACGCCACGGCCGCCGGGATGTCGGCAGCGCAAAGCCAACTGGACGTGCTCACGCACAACCTCGCCAACGCTTCGACCCATGGGTTCAAGCAGGACGCGCTGGCCTTCGCCGACAACTACGCGGTCCAGCTCAAGGCGGGCGGTGCACCGATCGGCTCGATGGGCTACGGGCCCTCGCTCCAATCGCAGTACACCGACTTCTCTGTGGGTTCGATCGAGCCGACGGGCAACCCGCTGGACGTCGCGATTCCCAATCCAAGGGGCTTCTTTGCGGTCCAGACGCCGGACGGCGTGCGGTACACGCGGGATGGGGCGTTTACGCTCACGGACGGCACGCTGACCACGCAAAACGGTTTCCCGGTGCTGGACGATCGGGGGACCCCGATCCTCGTGCCCGACGGGGAGATCGCCGTCAGCTCTACGGGCGAAATCGCCGTCAACGGAATTCCGGCCGGCACGTTGGGGGTCTACGAGGGCACCTTCGCCCACGAGGGCCACAACCTCTACACCGCTCCCGATGCCCTCCCCATGGACGCGCCCGAGGTGCGTTCAGGGGCTTTGGAAAGCTCCAACGTCAACCCGGTGACCTCGATGGTCTCCATGGTGGAGATCCACCGCATCTTCGAACTCTCGCAACGCACGATCACGCAACAGGACGAATTGACCCAACGACTCATTCAAAGCCTTCAAGACCGCTGA
- the flgG gene encoding flagellar basal-body rod protein FlgG produces MIRSLTTAGTGMIAQQTNLDTIANNLANVNTTAYKQQRAEFQDMMYQTLAAPGAPTGANSSQPVGLQIGLGSMFSASATNFDQGSLQSTGNPYDIGISGEGFFQVQMPDGTTAYTRDGSFKTDANGLLVTSEGYAVEPNITVPAGVTNFTVSPGGIVSVTAPGQNEPQELGQITLAKFVNPAGLQRLGQNLYAQTGASGDPQVVNPGEEGSGQLMGGVLEGSNVQIVEEMVRMILAQRAYEINSKAIQTADDMLQVLNSLKR; encoded by the coding sequence ATGATTCGATCGCTCACCACCGCTGGGACAGGCATGATTGCCCAGCAAACCAACCTGGACACCATCGCCAACAACCTGGCCAACGTCAACACCACTGCCTACAAGCAGCAACGGGCCGAGTTCCAGGACATGATGTACCAGACCCTCGCCGCGCCCGGCGCGCCCACCGGGGCGAACTCCAGCCAGCCGGTGGGACTCCAGATCGGCCTCGGCTCGATGTTCTCCGCGAGCGCCACGAACTTCGACCAAGGCTCCCTGCAGAGCACGGGCAACCCCTACGACATCGGCATCAGCGGGGAGGGCTTCTTCCAAGTCCAGATGCCGGACGGCACGACGGCCTACACGCGAGACGGCTCCTTCAAGACCGACGCCAACGGGCTGCTCGTCACGAGCGAAGGGTACGCCGTGGAGCCGAACATCACGGTTCCGGCCGGTGTCACCAACTTCACGGTTTCGCCCGGCGGCATCGTCTCCGTCACCGCGCCCGGGCAGAACGAGCCTCAGGAGCTCGGCCAGATCACGCTCGCAAAGTTCGTGAACCCCGCGGGCCTGCAGCGGCTGGGTCAGAACCTCTACGCGCAGACGGGGGCGAGCGGCGACCCCCAGGTCGTCAACCCCGGCGAAGAGGGTTCGGGGCAGTTGATGGGCGGCGTCCTGGAGGGTTCGAACGTGCAGATCGTCGAGGAGATGGTCCGGATGATCCTCGCCCAGCGGGCCTACGAGATCAACTCGAAGGCCATCCAGACCGCCGACGACATGCTCCAGGTCCTCAACAGCCTCAAGAGGTAA
- a CDS encoding flagellar basal body L-ring protein FlgH has protein sequence MKTLMLGLALGCAGWSAAQGWTGGVDDQNPGSLWNRSSRNSFMDRTAKQEGDLLTILIREVSSSSFAAQTTTSKSDSNTITKALGPLIQSLIPAASTSGSGSSAGKGSTSQTGSFTARMTAVVKQVMPNGNLVIEGTRWVHINKDTQVFTLTGIVRRDDVRSDNTIFSEQIAEAEIKATGSGAISDRQRRGILTRLLDWLF, from the coding sequence ATGAAGACGTTGATGCTGGGCTTGGCGCTGGGCTGCGCGGGATGGAGCGCGGCGCAGGGCTGGACCGGCGGAGTGGACGACCAAAACCCGGGCTCGCTTTGGAATCGATCGAGCCGCAACTCGTTCATGGACCGCACGGCCAAGCAGGAGGGCGACCTCCTCACCATTCTCATCCGCGAAGTCTCTAGCTCGAGCTTCGCCGCACAGACGACGACCAGCAAGTCGGACTCCAACACGATCACCAAGGCCCTCGGGCCCCTCATCCAGTCGCTGATCCCAGCGGCGTCGACGAGCGGATCGGGGAGTTCGGCCGGCAAGGGCTCGACTTCGCAGACCGGAAGCTTCACGGCGCGCATGACCGCCGTGGTGAAGCAGGTGATGCCCAACGGGAACCTCGTGATCGAGGGCACGCGCTGGGTGCATATCAACAAGGACACGCAGGTGTTTACACTGACCGGCATCGTGCGCCGAGACGACGTGCGCAGCGACAACACGATCTTCAGCGAGCAGATCGCCGAGGCGGAGATCAAAGCCACGGGATCGGGCGCGATCTCGGACCGGCAGCGCCGCGGCATTCTCACCCGCCTCTTGGACTGGCTTTTCTGA
- a CDS encoding flagellar basal body P-ring protein FlgI, whose translation MKNSMVLLVLAALVASAAGQAVSKEPPAQDPGAAQRAAIQNAEQMGIEVRIKDIARFRGVRSNQLFGFGIVVGLAGNGDTKKTPFTATLIANALKDAGTTSDPSTFGLKNVAVVSVTAELPPFAMPGNRIPVTVQSIGDAKTLQGGSLLPAPLYPAGNKETAYAVAFGELSIGGFSAEGGGSSVSKNHPTVGIIPDGGFVEASVPTKTVFADGSMYLELNDADFTTAARLAEKLRENLPQYQAFAIDGGSIRLTLPDGVSPVRAMAEIEGQKFFADTVAVIVINERTGTIVVGGNVRIGPAMVAKGSLNVRIDRETIVNQPNTPFTKGQTVVTNQTTVNAGEDTAQVALIPPSTTVGDLARLFQTLKVSPTDVIAILEALQAQGALKARIKVQ comes from the coding sequence ATGAAGAACTCGATGGTGTTACTCGTTTTGGCCGCGCTGGTCGCTTCGGCGGCCGGCCAGGCGGTCTCGAAAGAGCCCCCCGCGCAGGACCCGGGCGCCGCCCAGCGCGCGGCGATCCAGAACGCCGAGCAGATGGGCATCGAAGTGCGCATCAAAGACATCGCCCGATTCCGCGGCGTGCGTTCGAACCAGCTCTTCGGCTTCGGCATCGTCGTGGGCCTCGCAGGCAACGGCGACACGAAGAAGACCCCGTTCACGGCGACCCTGATCGCCAACGCGCTCAAGGACGCGGGCACGACCTCGGACCCGAGCACGTTCGGGCTCAAGAACGTCGCCGTCGTCTCGGTGACCGCCGAGCTGCCTCCGTTCGCCATGCCCGGCAACCGGATCCCGGTCACCGTGCAGTCGATCGGCGACGCGAAGACGCTGCAGGGCGGCTCGCTGCTCCCCGCTCCCCTCTATCCGGCGGGCAACAAGGAGACGGCTTACGCCGTGGCGTTCGGCGAACTGAGCATCGGCGGCTTTTCCGCCGAAGGGGGCGGAAGCTCGGTCTCGAAGAACCACCCCACGGTCGGCATCATCCCCGACGGCGGGTTCGTCGAGGCCAGCGTGCCCACGAAGACCGTGTTCGCGGACGGCTCGATGTACCTCGAGCTGAACGACGCCGACTTCACCACGGCCGCACGGCTCGCCGAGAAGTTGCGCGAGAACCTCCCGCAGTACCAGGCGTTCGCGATCGACGGCGGGTCGATCCGACTCACGCTGCCCGACGGCGTCAGCCCCGTGCGCGCCATGGCGGAGATCGAGGGACAGAAGTTCTTCGCCGACACCGTGGCCGTCATCGTGATCAACGAGCGCACCGGCACGATCGTGGTCGGCGGGAACGTGCGCATCGGGCCGGCGATGGTCGCCAAGGGGAGCTTGAACGTGCGGATCGATCGCGAGACGATCGTCAACCAGCCCAACACGCCGTTCACGAAGGGCCAGACCGTCGTGACGAACCAGACGACGGTCAATGCCGGCGAGGACACGGCCCAAGTGGCGCTGATTCCGCCGTCGACCACCGTCGGGGACCTCGCGCGGCTGTTCCAGACGCTGAAGGTGAGCCCCACGGACGTCATCGCCATCCTCGAAGCCCTCCAGGCGCAAGGCGCCCTGAAGGCGAGGATCAAGGTGCAGTGA
- a CDS encoding rod-binding protein: MRLDAMLQVGEAVHMAAPEFAKLKRATQQIEAMFFKDMLATMGAGKADSSGGGFGADIYKDMFNQSLSETLSQRGSLGIGQMIYRPMGKALLGQQLMKLHLSGGAERIDRKE, encoded by the coding sequence ATGCGGCTCGACGCGATGCTCCAGGTCGGCGAGGCGGTCCACATGGCCGCCCCCGAGTTCGCGAAGCTCAAGCGCGCCACGCAGCAGATCGAGGCGATGTTCTTCAAGGACATGCTGGCCACGATGGGTGCGGGCAAGGCGGACTCGAGCGGCGGGGGGTTCGGCGCCGACATCTACAAGGACATGTTCAACCAATCGCTTTCAGAGACGCTGTCGCAGCGCGGCTCCCTCGGCATCGGGCAGATGATCTACCGGCCGATGGGCAAGGCCCTGCTGGGACAGCAACTGATGAAACTCCATTTGAGCGGCGGCGCGGAGCGCATCGACCGCAAGGAATAA
- a CDS encoding flagellar protein FlgN, whose product MKTRELQTLWWDWLGTSERLLRSLHEQTAALTLRDVARVERIQPEVDQMLERMRSIDTNAAACAQKLAVEMETEPSLRGLVRVLEKAEAQQVQSIANRVTVAARNVQHVIKKNQALIENEMVYLNGTLTLIARTATEAQGPYKPSAHAAVLVDQAA is encoded by the coding sequence ATGAAGACAAGAGAACTCCAAACCCTGTGGTGGGACTGGCTCGGCACCTCCGAGAGGCTGCTGCGCTCCCTCCACGAGCAGACCGCCGCGCTCACGCTGCGGGACGTCGCCCGCGTCGAGCGGATCCAGCCCGAAGTGGACCAGATGCTCGAGCGCATGCGATCGATCGACACCAACGCTGCGGCGTGCGCCCAGAAGCTGGCCGTTGAGATGGAGACCGAACCCTCTCTTCGAGGCTTGGTGCGCGTGCTGGAAAAGGCCGAAGCGCAGCAGGTCCAGTCGATCGCGAACCGCGTCACCGTGGCCGCACGCAACGTGCAGCACGTGATCAAGAAGAACCAGGCGCTCATCGAGAACGAGATGGTGTATCTGAACGGCACCCTCACGCTGATCGCCAGGACCGCGACGGAGGCGCAAGGCCCCTACAAGCCGTCGGCACATGCCGCCGTGCTCGTGGACCAGGCCGCGTAA
- the flgK gene encoding flagellar hook-associated protein FlgK — MPSPFQGIDIATRALRAFQRQQEVAGNNVANVNTPGYSRQSADLSATRGLDVYGVQHYTLGTGVSVTTVNRIRDLFLEGRMQTAQSDLSRLGTMADNLARVEPMLSDSAGGGVSTALNRFFSAWSGLASGANDPAARLEVQQSGASLAMQIRSTYQQLSSQEAQISNDLSSNVSQINELTQHIAALNNEIRSKLGAGITPNELLDARDLAVGQLSNLVDVRTVDQPDGSMNVYIDQYTAVEGKVSRPIPATIDPGTSSFTVDGKTYTVRGGTLAGLAQSQNNLAAYRGSLDTLANTLRTEVNALHQTGINKLGNTGVNFFNDATPPDPQTGAVDFNLSAEVAGSLDAIAAGTSGAAGDGGVALALSRVRDQSIPALGNRSPTQFYGDLVSSVGRDVAFYRDSADTQTSVVDQIEQQRQSVSGVSLDDEMADMLRFQRSYQAAAKLLSVFDQMTNDLINMLNR, encoded by the coding sequence ATGCCCTCTCCCTTCCAAGGAATCGACATCGCCACGCGGGCCCTGCGGGCGTTCCAGCGCCAACAGGAGGTCGCCGGCAACAACGTCGCCAACGTCAACACGCCCGGCTACTCGCGGCAGTCCGCAGACCTGTCCGCCACCCGGGGGCTCGACGTGTACGGCGTCCAGCACTACACGTTGGGAACCGGCGTTTCGGTCACGACGGTCAACCGCATCCGAGACCTCTTCCTCGAGGGTCGGATGCAGACGGCCCAATCGGATCTGAGCCGCCTCGGCACGATGGCGGACAACCTCGCGCGTGTCGAACCGATGTTGAGCGATTCCGCGGGCGGAGGGGTTTCGACCGCTCTGAACCGCTTCTTTTCGGCCTGGTCGGGGCTTGCGAGCGGCGCGAACGATCCGGCCGCACGGCTCGAGGTTCAGCAGTCCGGTGCGTCCCTTGCGATGCAGATCCGGTCGACGTACCAGCAGCTTTCTTCGCAGGAGGCGCAGATCTCGAACGACCTGTCGTCGAACGTCTCCCAGATCAACGAGCTGACGCAGCACATCGCCGCGCTCAACAACGAAATCCGGTCGAAGCTCGGCGCGGGGATCACACCGAACGAGTTGTTGGATGCCCGCGACCTTGCCGTCGGGCAGCTCAGCAATCTGGTGGACGTCCGCACCGTGGACCAGCCGGATGGATCGATGAACGTCTATATCGATCAGTACACGGCGGTCGAGGGCAAGGTCTCGCGGCCGATCCCGGCGACGATCGATCCCGGCACGTCGAGTTTCACGGTCGACGGCAAAACGTACACGGTGCGGGGAGGGACGCTCGCGGGCCTCGCCCAGAGCCAGAACAACCTCGCCGCCTATCGAGGATCGCTCGACACCCTGGCCAACACGCTTCGGACCGAGGTCAACGCCCTGCACCAGACCGGTATCAACAAACTGGGCAACACCGGGGTCAACTTCTTCAACGACGCCACGCCCCCCGACCCGCAAACGGGCGCCGTGGACTTCAACCTGAGCGCCGAGGTGGCGGGAAGCCTCGATGCCATCGCGGCGGGCACGAGCGGGGCCGCGGGAGACGGCGGCGTGGCCCTCGCGCTGTCGAGGGTCCGCGACCAGTCGATTCCCGCGCTGGGCAATCGCTCTCCCACGCAGTTCTACGGCGATCTCGTGTCGTCGGTGGGTCGCGACGTCGCGTTCTATCGCGACTCGGCCGACACCCAGACGTCGGTGGTGGATCAGATCGAGCAGCAGCGCCAATCGGTGAGCGGCGTGTCGCTCGACGACGAGATGGCGGACATGCTCCGTTTTCAGCGCAGCTACCAGGCCGCGGCGAAACTCCTCTCGGTTTTCGACCAGATGACCAATGATTTGATTAACATGCTGAACCGCTAA